A section of the Tolypothrix sp. NIES-4075 genome encodes:
- a CDS encoding PepSY domain-containing protein — MKTSTKIILAAAFVGTLGLAGLSRVVFAKQPQSFVAIVRQHHSATQVAEVSDGDGETNDDAQEAAKLQPLAKITAQQAQQAAEASVGGKAKSVKLENEDGNLIYAVEIGQQEVTVDAGNGKVLYAENANQQDEKNEATRPKSSIQVPETSEQEK, encoded by the coding sequence ATGAAAACTTCAACAAAAATTATTTTAGCAGCAGCTTTTGTTGGTACTTTGGGACTTGCTGGATTGTCGAGAGTTGTGTTTGCAAAACAACCACAATCTTTCGTAGCAATTGTGCGTCAGCATCATAGCGCTACCCAAGTTGCTGAAGTCAGTGATGGGGACGGTGAAACAAACGATGATGCACAAGAAGCAGCAAAACTGCAACCGCTAGCTAAAATTACAGCACAACAAGCACAGCAAGCAGCTGAAGCATCTGTGGGAGGTAAGGCAAAAAGCGTCAAACTCGAAAATGAAGATGGTAACTTAATTTATGCTGTAGAAATTGGTCAGCAAGAAGTTACAGTAGATGCTGGTAATGGCAAAGTTCTCTACGCTGAGAATGCCAATCAACAAGATGAGAAGAATGAAGCTACTCGTCCTAAAAGTAGTATTCAAGTTCCAGAAACTAGTGAACAGGAGAAGTAA
- a CDS encoding COG4705 family protein, whose product MKKILNRVPEVTIYFWIIKVLATTVGETAADFLSATLNLGLGVTSYIMSSVLLIALLNQFKLKRYVPVSFWFVVVLISIVGTLITDRLVDEFGVSLVTTTVIFSISLLVVFALWYSNEKTLAMHSINTAKRELFYWVAVLFTFALGTATGDLLAESLRLGYAQSALIFGASIAIIAIAYYYLRMNAVLAFWLAYILTRPLGASMGDLLSQPIKQGGLGFGTVGTSIIFLSIIVSLVIYLSLKQKKLALQPIDRQD is encoded by the coding sequence ATGAAGAAGATTTTAAACAGGGTTCCAGAGGTGACAATTTACTTCTGGATTATTAAAGTTTTGGCAACTACAGTAGGTGAAACCGCAGCAGATTTTCTGTCAGCAACCCTGAACCTTGGTTTAGGGGTTACATCCTACATTATGAGCAGTGTGTTATTGATTGCGTTGTTGAATCAGTTTAAGCTAAAACGCTATGTTCCAGTAAGTTTCTGGTTTGTGGTCGTTTTGATAAGTATCGTTGGCACACTAATCACTGATAGATTAGTAGACGAGTTTGGAGTTAGTTTGGTGACAACTACTGTGATTTTTAGTATTTCCTTGTTGGTAGTTTTTGCGCTCTGGTATTCAAACGAAAAAACATTAGCCATGCACTCCATTAATACAGCTAAAAGAGAGCTTTTTTATTGGGTGGCTGTTTTGTTTACGTTTGCCTTGGGCACTGCAACAGGAGACCTCTTAGCAGAGTCTTTGAGATTGGGTTATGCACAATCAGCACTGATATTTGGTGCTTCAATTGCAATTATAGCGATCGCTTATTATTACTTGCGGATGAATGCAGTTTTGGCATTCTGGTTAGCCTACATCTTAACTCGTCCACTTGGAGCATCTATGGGTGATTTACTGTCACAACCAATTAAACAAGGTGGACTCGGTTTCGGTACAGTTGGAACTAGTATAATTTTTCTTTCAATAATCGTAAGTTTGGTTATTTACTTAAGCCTGAAGCAAAAGAAATTAGCTTTACAGCCAATTGACCGACAAGATTGA
- a CDS encoding sensor histidine kinase, whose product MFQKIRYRLLLSYLMVFASLLGIFAIAVRVAFTRSLTEQITDKLAAIGKGAAANVEFEKGRLTIESDFRPQDLIASHQALQWFDIQGNLITQQGKTVLTLPLLPNKMVQVQTGKIPIQAVIVPILKSDNGELVGYVRVSQSLEEFDETLQKLDWGLGGGIIITLVLSSIAGIFLTRQAMQPIEESFERLKQFTADASHELRSPLMAIKINAELALEYPEEIGPKDAEKFQAIASATNQMTRLTEDLLLLARTDKIPNQNRDTLNLTSILENLIQLYKPQAEAKQINLTSQLIGNLQLIGDSVQLTRLFTNLVENALYYTPSGGVVEIKTSRVGSQLYVNVQDTGVGIAPEYIDKVFERFWRADQSRSYWSGGSGLGLAIAQAIAQNHGGLISVTSQLGVGSCFTVRLPTS is encoded by the coding sequence GTGTTTCAAAAAATTCGGTATCGGTTGTTGTTGTCTTACTTAATGGTGTTTGCATCGCTGCTAGGAATATTTGCGATCGCAGTGCGAGTTGCTTTCACTCGCAGTCTGACTGAACAAATAACAGATAAACTCGCAGCCATAGGCAAAGGTGCGGCTGCAAATGTAGAATTTGAAAAAGGTCGCCTAACGATTGAAAGTGACTTTCGTCCACAAGATTTAATTGCTTCTCATCAAGCATTGCAGTGGTTTGATATTCAGGGAAATTTAATTACCCAACAAGGAAAAACTGTTTTAACTTTACCCTTGTTACCAAACAAGATGGTACAAGTTCAGACAGGCAAAATTCCTATTCAAGCAGTGATTGTGCCAATTCTAAAGAGCGATAATGGTGAACTAGTTGGGTATGTGAGGGTGAGTCAATCATTAGAAGAATTTGATGAAACTCTGCAAAAACTGGACTGGGGATTAGGTGGTGGAATTATTATAACTTTGGTTCTTAGTAGTATTGCCGGAATTTTCCTAACTCGTCAAGCAATGCAACCGATTGAGGAAAGTTTTGAAAGGCTTAAACAGTTTACTGCTGATGCTTCCCACGAACTACGCAGTCCGTTAATGGCAATCAAAATTAATGCTGAGTTAGCGTTAGAATATCCAGAAGAAATAGGGCCAAAAGATGCAGAAAAATTTCAGGCGATCGCCAGTGCTACGAACCAAATGACTCGCCTCACAGAAGACCTATTGCTATTAGCACGCACCGATAAAATCCCCAATCAGAATAGGGATACTCTGAATTTAACGTCAATATTAGAAAACCTAATCCAATTATATAAACCTCAAGCTGAAGCCAAACAAATTAACTTAACATCTCAATTAATTGGAAATCTTCAGCTAATAGGTGATTCAGTTCAATTAACGCGACTATTTACTAATTTAGTTGAAAACGCACTTTACTACACACCATCGGGAGGCGTAGTAGAAATTAAAACCAGTCGTGTTGGTTCCCAGCTTTATGTCAACGTGCAAGATACAGGTGTGGGAATTGCACCAGAGTATATTGACAAGGTTTTTGAGCGTTTTTGGCGAGCAGATCAGTCTCGTTCTTATTGGTCAGGTGGTTCTGGTTTAGGGCTAGCGATCGCTCAAGCGATCGCCCAAAATCACGGTGGATTAATTAGTGTTACGAGTCAATTAGGAGTTGGTAGTTGCTTTACTGTGCGTTTACCAACTTCTTGA
- a CDS encoding response regulator transcription factor — MRILIVEDDSRIAKPLAEYLRRQHHIVDITTDGLEGWECSQSGLYELILLDLMLPKLDGITLCKRLRAASSNALILMLTARDTTGDKIVGLDAGADDYLVKPFELKELAARIRALARRTSEIRPQILIYGDLQLDPASQHVTYAGNIISLTPKEYMILEYFLRNPNQVFTRSAILDKLWNFDKSSGEGSIKTHITNLRNKLRACGSSEDLIENIYGIGYRLGQK, encoded by the coding sequence ATGAGAATTTTGATAGTTGAAGATGACTCGCGCATTGCTAAACCATTAGCGGAGTATTTAAGACGACAACACCATATTGTGGATATAACAACCGATGGGCTTGAGGGGTGGGAATGTTCTCAGTCAGGATTATACGAGTTAATTTTATTAGATTTAATGCTTCCTAAATTAGATGGAATTACTCTATGTAAGCGTTTACGTGCTGCTTCATCTAATGCCCTAATATTAATGCTGACAGCACGAGATACAACAGGCGATAAAATTGTTGGACTTGATGCTGGTGCTGATGATTATTTAGTTAAGCCATTTGAATTAAAAGAGTTAGCAGCACGCATCAGGGCTTTAGCTCGAAGAACTTCAGAGATTCGTCCCCAGATTTTAATTTATGGTGATTTGCAATTAGACCCAGCAAGTCAACATGTTACTTATGCGGGAAATATCATATCATTAACTCCTAAAGAATATATGATATTAGAATATTTTTTGAGAAACCCAAATCAAGTTTTCACTCGTTCGGCAATTCTTGACAAACTGTGGAACTTTGATAAATCTTCGGGAGAAGGAAGTATTAAAACTCATATTACAAATTTGCGGAATAAACTCAGAGCATGTGGAAGTTCAGAAGACTTAATTGAAAATATCTATGGCATTGGTTATCGTCTAGGGCAGAAGTAA
- a CDS encoding COG4705 family protein — protein MNKVAKVTIFFWIMKIIATTLGETAGDFISMSLGLGYYIAFAVTFAILAILLFFQIQSDRYRPALYWLAIIATTTAGTEVSDLMDRSLGLGYALGSLILVAGLLSVLAIWYYRDRDLSVYPIIRKDAETTYWLAVVFSNSLGTAFGDFLTSNLGLSYVQGALVTGGVIGVVIALHYVTKLSDILLFWLAFIFTRPFGATFGDFLTKPIKDGGLSLPREYASAIAFILLAVVLFFSVRKEKKVRQPIE, from the coding sequence ATGAACAAAGTTGCAAAAGTCACAATTTTCTTCTGGATCATGAAGATTATCGCCACGACGCTGGGCGAAACGGCAGGTGACTTCATCTCAATGTCTCTTGGGCTGGGGTATTACATCGCCTTTGCCGTAACGTTCGCCATTCTAGCTATTCTCTTGTTTTTTCAAATTCAATCCGACAGATATCGTCCAGCCCTTTACTGGTTGGCGATCATCGCCACAACCACAGCCGGAACCGAAGTTTCAGACTTGATGGATCGATCGCTCGGACTGGGTTACGCACTGGGATCGCTGATCCTCGTAGCCGGTTTGTTGAGCGTTCTTGCTATCTGGTACTACCGGGATCGGGATCTGAGCGTTTATCCGATTATCAGGAAAGACGCAGAGACCACCTATTGGCTGGCTGTCGTGTTCTCCAACAGTTTGGGAACCGCCTTTGGTGACTTTTTGACAAGCAACTTGGGACTGAGCTATGTCCAGGGCGCATTGGTGACAGGCGGTGTCATTGGTGTTGTCATTGCCCTTCACTACGTAACAAAGTTGAGCGATATTCTCCTATTCTGGCTCGCGTTCATCTTCACGCGACCCTTCGGAGCCACCTTCGGAGATTTTCTTACCAAACCAATCAAAGATGGCGGTCTATCACTGCCAAGGGAATATGCTTCAGCGATCGCCTTTATCCTGCTCGCAGTTGTCCTATTCTTTTCGGTGCGAAAGGAGAAAAAAGTGCGTCAGCCAATTGAGTAA